The genomic interval TACCTCCCCTTTTACAGGCTCCTTTATTCAATTGTTTTATACTAAATGGCAGTCTTGATTAAGTTACTGACAGCATCAGTGTAGAAGCTCCTCACAATCATCATAGAACCTTGACCTTAAGCGCATATTCATCTCTGAGTCAAAATTGCTGTCACCAAGAGGATGGGCAATCACACCACAGTGACCACATTCCTTCTGTGGGGTTTCTCCAGTTTCCCAGAGCTACAAAATTTACTCTTTGCTGTGATTTTCCTTTCCCATATGACCATCCTCTTAGCAAATGCATCCATCATGGTGGCCATCAAGCTCAATCACAACCTTCATACtcccatgtacttttttctctttgCCCTGTCCTTTTCAGAAACATGCACCACTATTGTGATCTTGCCCCGAATGTTAGCTGACTTGCTTTCAGAGAGCAAGGCCATCTCTCTTCATGAGTGTGCCACacagatgtttttcttctttggattGGCTGCCAACAACTGTTTCATTATGGCTGCCATGTCCTATGACCGTTACACTGCCATCCACAGCCCACTGCATTATCATATCTTTATGACCCCAAAGATCTGCTTTCAGCTCATAATGGTTTCCTGTGTCATTGGGTTCCTTTGTTCTTTCAGTATCACCTTCACCATATTCAACTTGTCTTTCTGTGACTCCAACACTATCCAGCACTTTTTCTGTGATATTTCACCCTTGGTTCATCTTGCCTGTGATTACACTGCTCATCAtgcaataattatttttatgctCTCTGCATTTGTGCTGGTGGGAAGCTTTGCTTTAATCATGATTTCCTATGTCTTCATAGTATTCCTTGTTGTAAAAATGCCTTCTGCACATGGGAGGCATAAAGCCTTCTCAACTTGCTCCTCCCACCTCACAGTTGTATCTGTTCACTATGGATTTGCCTGCTTTGTCTACTTGATACCCAAGAACAGTGACTCCTTCCGTGAAGACATGCTAATGGCTGTCACATATACAGTACTGACACCTCTGCTCAACCCCATTGTTTACAGcctaagaaacaaagaaatgcagACAGCCCTGAGGAAGGTACTAGACAGTATCAATAAAATTTTACCTTGTTTGACAATTAAGAAACCTGAACATTTAAGAACAATTATTAAGCACTGACCACAATTGTGGGGAATTGGATATTTCCATCAAAAACATTATTTAATGTACAGAACAATTAAAGTATTCTTTAACTGACTGAATTGTCTTGGTCTCACCATTTTCCTACAGCAAATAGATCatggttttaaaacatttatgagAACATGTACACCTCTAACAGATATATCACAATGTTTTGGAACACTATTTTCATGATTTTGGTTGCTTtggtgaaaaagaaaataattatattagtcagaaaaataaaagaaaatgatagtgaagaaaaaagaaggctaGAGATATAGATAAAAAacaggagaggaagaggtggggaggggggaacacAATGAATAGAAATTAGCAGTGTGATTGGCTGATGAAGGAGAAAGTATAAACTCTTTAAGACAGAGCAGAGAATGAGATACGTTCATAATAATGAAAAACTTAATGTCAACTTAAAAGAATGATTTAGTCCTATTAAAAATCAGAGCTTAAATATAATggatatatttatacaaaaattAAACTGATAAAAAAACTCCAGATCAACAGATACCCACTCATTTACCCATCCCTTCAAAACAGCCCTCTGACCTTACAGCTTTCTCcacaaaataaagtaaagtaaaataaaataagatagagtAAAAAAGTCTTGTGAAAACTGTAGTGTCACAGTATGTCATACAGTATACTATTTTGTTCACAcatctttatttgtaaatgttcattgcaatgggtCATTGGTCTGTTTTGAGGCCTCTGATTTCCACTATACTATCtatactggatcctcacagggcctcctctaggatatcctgttgttaccgtgtgtcatagagatcctgcagctttggatctgcaaaACAGGCCCTTTCACACTTTCCAGTAAAttatagatggggtagatgctggggtgggccaactcaaagcttTGGATCTGGGCCTTGGAGGAAGCTGAGTTTATCAGGCAGCAAGCTCACCTGCACCCGTACCACCAGGGCAAGCTATGCCAACATTTTGCCTGTTATGCTAGCTTAGTCAATGCTGTAGCCTGCTAGGaatctctcctgctctcatgcctttGGGGTTACTCACCCACAGGACTGCCACCAGGGTCAGCGCTACAGTGCTGCCCATCGAGATGCAGGGCCTGTTCTCCTGAATGTTCTAGCTGGTTAAGAgcagggccatctctcctgcctgccaCAAGCAGCAAGGGGTCAGGGGAAGGGTACCTTGCCCAAGTCACTCTAGGCAGACTAGAGATGGGGCCCACTTTCATGTGCTCACACACTTGGGGTAGGCTTACCAGCACCCCTACCACTAGAATCAGCTGTACTATGCTGCCAGGCTAGGGGCCAGGCCAGCTCTCCCTAGTGTGTCAGCCATTGAGGGGCAGGGCCATCTCAGCTCAGTGCCTTGGGTGGCAGTACAGACCAGGTACGTCTACATAGTCATTGATGATAACACAGGATTGGAACATTAAACAGCTTCCATAGGAcgacagacccagacatggcccccCAGCAGCAACATTGACCTAGATGTCCCCATGGCATTGGGTGGTGGTACAGGCCACTCAGATCAGCAAGTTTTCCCATTGGGAGCAAGTCCCTCAAATATTCACATGGTCtctggtggcagcccagaccatgGACATCCACTTGACATTTTAGTGGTAACTCTGGTCATAAACATCTACCCAGACCCTAAATGTTGCAGGACCACGGACCTGGACATGGGCTTTGGTGCAGTCCAGCCCAGGACCTCCCCATGACTTCCAATATCTATCTGTTCCTCACTGCCATGGAGTCTCTAGTACCATCTTTCTCCATAGTGTGCAAATCCCTCAGTTTCGCttttgtgtccacttctccacCCATGTACTCTATTTTCTATTCCCCCATCACATATTTGCCCTTCATAGTGGTTCCCAGGCAGTTCTTGGGTGTCTTTCTTTCAACCACCACAAGCTAGCCTGGGATCAGGAACTTGGGtgtctttcttctggcctcccatgCTGATATGGCCAGGACTatcaatacatttttaatatactaGTTATCATGGACACTTTGGTCAAATActgttttcctattttctctGATGTGGGTGCAGGGTCTTCTAGACAAGTAATACATACTTGTAACTTCTGAGACATATCTCTAGCCCCACCATAGTGTTTTACACATTTGTTCAGAGTATCAAtaatttgtattcatttattgATTAATATTATTCCATTGTATGAATACACTATTATTGGTCAACTATTCTACACCAAACACTTCCA from Arvicanthis niloticus isolate mArvNil1 chromosome 1, mArvNil1.pat.X, whole genome shotgun sequence carries:
- the LOC117703268 gene encoding olfactory receptor 10Z1-like, with translation MGNHTTVTTFLLWGFSSFPELQNLLFAVIFLSHMTILLANASIMVAIKLNHNLHTPMYFFLFALSFSETCTTIVILPRMLADLLSESKAISLHECATQMFFFFGLAANNCFIMAAMSYDRYTAIHSPLHYHIFMTPKICFQLIMVSCVIGFLCSFSITFTIFNLSFCDSNTIQHFFCDISPLVHLACDYTAHHAIIIFMLSAFVLVGSFALIMISYVFIVFLVVKMPSAHGRHKAFSTCSSHLTVVSVHYGFACFVYLIPKNSDSFREDMLMAVTYTVLTPLLNPIVYSLRNKEMQTALRKVLDSINKILPCLTIKKPEHLRTIIKH